In Equus quagga isolate Etosha38 chromosome 14, UCLA_HA_Equagga_1.0, whole genome shotgun sequence, one DNA window encodes the following:
- the TMEM126B gene encoding complex I assembly factor TMEM126B, mitochondrial isoform X1 yields MAALRREAGVDLRDTGVVPVGAGEAPKDIKMATNAHGPPSPLGDAKLRRPMVIEIIEKKFEYLKKEKTLNIDGTVFFGTISGFSGILANFLFRHCFKVKHDALKTYASLTTLPFLSTVVAYKLLVTDGLYSGNISQENCVLRSSLVGIVCGVLYPTALAFSKNGRLAVKYHTVPLPPKGRVILYWLLLCQTEIKAMTIPLVFQTVFGIFNGLRHYAIFESTLEKTVHEG; encoded by the exons ATGGCGGCGCTCCGGCGTGAGGCAGGCGTTGACCTGAGGGATACAGGTGTGGTGCCGGTGGGAGCTGGGGAAGCGCCCAAG GACATCAAGATGGCAACAAACGCACATGGTCCGCCCAGTCCTCTAGGAGATGCAAAACTCAGAAGACCAATGGTCATCGAaatcatagaaaaaaaatttgaatatcttaaaaaagaaaa GACTTTAAATATAGATGGAACAGTGTTCTTTGGAACAATATCTGGTTTCTCTGGAATACTGGCAAACTTCCTTTTCAGACACTGCTTCAAGGTTAAACATGATGCTTTGAAGACATATGCATCATTGACTACACTTCCATTTTTGTCTACTGTAGTTGCTTATAAGCTCCTTGTAACAGATGGTTTGTATTCAg GTAATATAAGCCAGGAAAATTGTGTTCTGAGAAGTTCACTGGTTGGCATAGTATGTGGTGTTTTATATCCCACTGCTTTGGCTTTTTCTAAAAATGGACGTCTGGCAGTCAA gtaTCATACTGTTCCATTGCCACCAAAAGGAAGAGTTATACTTTATTGGCTGCTGCTTTGTCAAACAGAGATAAAAGCAATGACGATTCCTCTAGTCTTTCAGACAGTCTTTGGAATATTTAATGGTCTACGGCATTATGCAATATTTGAAAGTACACTTGAGAAAACTGTACATGAAGGTTAA
- the TMEM126B gene encoding complex I assembly factor TMEM126B, mitochondrial isoform X2, with product MATNAHGPPSPLGDAKLRRPMVIEIIEKKFEYLKKEKTLNIDGTVFFGTISGFSGILANFLFRHCFKVKHDALKTYASLTTLPFLSTVVAYKLLVTDGLYSGNISQENCVLRSSLVGIVCGVLYPTALAFSKNGRLAVKYHTVPLPPKGRVILYWLLLCQTEIKAMTIPLVFQTVFGIFNGLRHYAIFESTLEKTVHEG from the exons ATGGCAACAAACGCACATGGTCCGCCCAGTCCTCTAGGAGATGCAAAACTCAGAAGACCAATGGTCATCGAaatcatagaaaaaaaatttgaatatcttaaaaaagaaaa GACTTTAAATATAGATGGAACAGTGTTCTTTGGAACAATATCTGGTTTCTCTGGAATACTGGCAAACTTCCTTTTCAGACACTGCTTCAAGGTTAAACATGATGCTTTGAAGACATATGCATCATTGACTACACTTCCATTTTTGTCTACTGTAGTTGCTTATAAGCTCCTTGTAACAGATGGTTTGTATTCAg GTAATATAAGCCAGGAAAATTGTGTTCTGAGAAGTTCACTGGTTGGCATAGTATGTGGTGTTTTATATCCCACTGCTTTGGCTTTTTCTAAAAATGGACGTCTGGCAGTCAA gtaTCATACTGTTCCATTGCCACCAAAAGGAAGAGTTATACTTTATTGGCTGCTGCTTTGTCAAACAGAGATAAAAGCAATGACGATTCCTCTAGTCTTTCAGACAGTCTTTGGAATATTTAATGGTCTACGGCATTATGCAATATTTGAAAGTACACTTGAGAAAACTGTACATGAAGGTTAA